One Triticum dicoccoides isolate Atlit2015 ecotype Zavitan chromosome 4B, WEW_v2.0, whole genome shotgun sequence genomic window carries:
- the LOC119296390 gene encoding uncharacterized protein LOC119296390, with protein sequence MYATKPLSLFMSHPEAASWPPPDGRNSGYLVVKGDDDGDDDETCCWGQCGGTRVRDLPFPQNRVLTLRYTEHHGQSSTTYTDSVVFVPVPDQPVASNRYYAVVASGKRKGLVRTCSREEDMTPCCFCRCINDVKPQPFDPADLYQKIEIVQRRRGRFTAKAVAADGFPNYLYRKKYWRVYASKPTKNHLDLGDAPGLNVALRSRQLADASLLDAFPAATAVSTAVGKWYCPFYLIKEDGMSPSEQMDRAAFYEVALEQRWEPVHDTHSGSKLYSRKVFIGGSLEARQEVSSGASRHGDGYVWFRAVAGQSVGVCASVWERMRWEEYRGGWVDEEEEAEKVAGRSVLVERFVVKRMDRTVVVAFDFVHLNKVRGKQA encoded by the coding sequence ATGTACGCGACCAAGCCGCTCTCTCTCTTCATGAGCCACCCGGAGGCGGCTTCCTGGCCGCCGCCCGACGGCCGGAACTCGGGCTACCTCGTCGTCaagggcgacgacgacggggacgacgacgaGACGTGCTGCTGGGGGCAGTGCGGCGGGACGCGCGTGCGCGACCTCCCGTTCCCGCAGAACCGCGTGCTCACGCTCCGCTACACGGAGCACCACGGGCAGAGCAGCACCACCTACACCGACTCCGTCGTCTTCGTGCCCGTCCCCGACCAGCCCGTCGCCTCCAACCGCTACTACGCCGTCGTCGCCTCGGGCAAGCGCAAGGGGCTCGTCCGGACCTGCTCCCGCGAGGAGGACATGACCCCGTGCTGCTTCTGCCGCTGCATCAACGACGTCAAGCCGCAGCCGTTCGATCCGGCCGACCTCTACCAGAAGATCGAGATCGTCCAGCGCCGCCGCGGCAGGTTCACGGCcaaggccgtcgccgccgacggcTTCCCCAACTACCTCTACCGCAAGAAGTATTGGCGCGTGTACGCCTCCAAGCCCACCAAGAACCACCTCGACCTCGGCGACGCGCCGGGCCTCAACGTGGCGCTCCGGTCGCGCCAGCTCGCCGACGCGAGCCTCCTCGACGCCTTCCCCGCGGCGACGGCGGTGTCGACGGCTGTCGGAAAATGGTACTGCCCGTTCTATCTcatcaaagaagatggcatgtCCCCGTCCGAGCAGATGGACCGTGCCGCCTTCTACGAGGTGGCGCTCGAGCAGCGCTGGGAGCCGGTCCACGACACCCACAGCGGCTCTAAGCTCTACAGCAGGAAGGTGTTCATCGGCGGCAGCCTGGAGGCGAGGCAGGAGGTGTCCAGCGGCGCCTCGCGGCACGGTGACGGGTACGTGTGGTTCAGAGCCGTGGCCGGGCAGAGTGTGGGGGTGTGCGCGAGCGTGTGGGAGAGGATGCGGTGGGAGGAGTACAGGGGCGGGTGggtcgacgaggaggaggaggccgagaagGTGGCCGGCCGGTCGGTGCTGGTGGAGAGGTTCGTCGTCAAGAGGATGGACAGGACCGTCGTGGTGGCCTTTGACTTTGTGCATCTCAACAAGGTCAGGGGGAAGCAGGCGTGA
- the LOC119296391 gene encoding mitoferrin-like, which yields MRGDGLDHRGATNASSPSPSPSPPSKWRHLLQISPPPLHYSSTLAPSPSPTPFPLKTLTLAAPLAMAADYRTPDRLLPAAAAEGPAQDPPKPALAVAGPAAAATHDGLRFWQYMLAGSVAGVVEHTAMFPVDTLKTHMQAASPPCRPTLSLGAALRAAVAGEGGALALYRGLPAMALGAGPAHAVYFSVYEFAKSRLSDRFGPNNPAAHASSGVLATIASDAVFTPMDTVKQRLQLTSSPYTGVAHCVRTVFRDEGLRALFVSYRTTVLMNAPYTAVHFSTYEAAKRVLGDMAADEESLAVHATAGAAAGALAAALTTPLDVVKTQLQCQGVCGCERFASSSIGDVFRTIIKRDGYVGLMRGWKPRMLFHAPAAAICWSTYEASKSFFERFNEKRRK from the exons ATGCGTGGAGATGGACTTGACCACCGGGGCGCCACCAacgcctcctccccctccccctccccctcccctccgtcTAAATGGCGACATCTCCTCCAAATCTCGCCTCCTCCCCTTCATTATTCCTCCACCCTCGCCCCCTCCCCATCCCCCACCCCGTTCCCGctcaaaaccctaaccctagcggcgCCCCTCGCCATGGCCGCCGACTACCGCACACCCGACaggctcctccccgccgccgccgccgaggggcCAGCCCAGGACCCGCCCAAACCGGCCCTCGCCGTCGCggggccggccgccgccgcgacccACGACGGCCTGCGCTTCTGGCAGTACATGCTCGCCGGctccgtcgccggcgtcgtcgagcacACGGCCATGTTCCCGGTCGACACCCTCAAGACGCACATGCAGGCCGCCTCGCCGCCCTGCCGCCCCACCCTCTCGCTGGGGGCCGCGCTGCGGGCCGCCGTCGCCGGGGAGGGCGGCGcgctcgcgctctaccgcggcctCCCCGCCATGGCCCTCGGGGCCGGCCCCGCCCACGCCGTCTACTTCTCCGTCTACGAGTTCGCCAAGTCGCGCCTCTCGGACCGTTTCGGCCCCAACAACCCCGCGGCCCACGCCTCCTCGGGGGTGCTCGCCACCATCGCCAGCGATGCGGTCTTCACCCCCATGGACACCGTCAAGCAGCGGCTGCAGCTCACGAGCAGCCCCTACACCGGCGTCGCGCACTGCGTCCGCACCGTGTTCCGCGACGAGGGCCTAAGGGCCCTCTTCGTGTCGTACCGGACCACGGTGCTCATGAACGCGCCATACACCGCCGTCCACTTCTCCACCTACGAGGCGGCCAAGCGTGTGCTCGGGGACATGGCAGCTGACGAGGAGTCCCTTGCCGTGCACGCCACTGCGGGTGCTGCCGCCGGTGCTCTAGCAGCCGCGTTGACCACACCGCTCGACGTTGTCAAGACGCAGCTGCAGTGCCAG GGTGTATGCGGCTGTGAACGCTTTGCTAGTAGCTCTATAGGAGACGTGTTTAGAACGATTATAAAGCGTGATGGATACGTTGGGCTCATGAGGGGATGGAAGCCGAGAATGCTGTTCCACGCACCAGCAGCTGCCATCTGCTGGTCCACATACGAAGCCTCGAAGTCGTTCTTTGAAAGATTTAATGAGAAAAGGAGAAAATAG